CTCCATTTCttagataaaattgataatttcatcagcagcttcactcttttacttcaaaaagaatacccaagtgtatctggaatattcatcaacaataaccagtgtatacttcttcccactacagctgaccacattaacaggaccaaaaagatccatatgaagtaggtgaaaaggTTTCTCAACAGAaaaaatctgctttgacttgaatgatgCATGATGATGCTTccttttttcacaaccaggacacaatttttccttcacataagacatggtAGGTAGCCCAGACACTAAACTTTTACTTGAGagtttgtgaatatctttaaagttgagatgtgcgagtctcttgtgccataactacttgaggttgtctgctgcctttgaatagaaacaagtatcagttgttgtgactgttgtgttcatgtcaatttaatACATGTTATCATGTCTTttagctgtcagcagtggcttccctgtcttataaaAAATAGTCCCAATTTTCCTTCTAAATTGGACTATCGTATTTTTGCTTGTCAGTtgacttatgctgagtaagttgtgtttaagcccaacgacatatgcaacatttgaaaaTGTATCATTCCTATtttttaaagtaccaaaaccctttgtataacacaatgaattatctccatatgaaacaactggaccatgtttttcctgatagtccattagcagggacttatatcggtcatatgtctcgaacatccactgtcgagataccagatttacTTGTttcgaatgccctgcacagtagctaccAGATTAGTCCTTTTTGTGAAATCATccgaggatgggttctggaagggtcatctttgatgatctcttccttttGGTTGGTTTGCTTGAAGAGGTAGTAGCAGATAGGGATTGGGTTTGAGTACACTAGTTAGCCAAGTGAGCTTTGctaccacatttgtagcattttctcacttctAGTCTTGATGGCTGGTCATACACATATCTGATAGGTGCAGTAAGGTAAGGCCGACTTTGGGATACTCCTTTAATAATCTGGTCTAGCttaacagtcattatctcagtgatagacagaccTGCACATGAGTCTATAATTTggtccactttagcttttcccttatgggcatctTTCTTCTTGGAACAAGTACCATAGTCATGGTATACTGCTTTACCTTTGTCATTcaacgagccagtgtgggaagttactggcttgtctgctGATAGTAGTTGACCAGTACGAATTTTAATtattgccttggacttgccagtaatGCGTTTTGCTGGCTTATCTGCAGTTACGGTTGACCAGTacgattttcatcagctggctcagcattggagGAATTTGAACATGAAGGAGAATCAGTTGATTTTAACTTTCTtcaattgttttcagtgatttccctttttataTGTCTTTCTTtatgagtcatgtagtagatgctagagGGGTCAGTAATCTCATcagttgaggtactggcttctcttgctctttcTTCATCCTCCATTATCTCTTTCATGGTAGGTGATGGAATAGCAGTAGATCTCACAAACTTATTTGTGAAGACCTTGTTACCATTAACTATATTAGAAAAGGTGTTTGGCAAGATAGCATTAGGATCATTTTCAAGCACAAGGTTAATGAAAGCGACTTAAGCATGAGCAGCAGCAGCATAATCACCAACAAAGAATgcctcaacttgggcaggcacctactCACTAATGCACTTGACTGTGCGTTGAGAAGATGTACACCAAGAGGCTACCACCTTTTTAAGGTCAGTAAGCTGGTTCTAGACTATTGCTGCATCCGAGTGAAGAGATTTTAAAGcatagttttgtttttcaagtttagaaatttcatctttcaaaatcttaatttcatcatatttacatttaagtttttcatttaaagatttaatttcagttttgaaaacttcttcacgtttgctgcctctgcttaagtcaattcttagattgccaaacatttcagctttttcatcatcagtataagttcgaaagttatcaaccttatacagcatttcagatttccattaagGTGAATCCTTTTTTAGATCAGCTTCCTTCATATCAGCTATAAATGTACTACCATTTTCTTCCTCATCAAACTCCTCTACCTCTCTGGCCATCAAACACAactttttaccagtagcataaccatcACAGTCCTCATCAGTTTCACTATCAGCAgatgaagatgagctggtttcatctCAATCATGAGGTTCAACAACTAGCACCTTTACTGGTTTCTTCTCCTTCTTGTCAGCCTTTTAGTTCTCACTACAACACAAATGACCTGACGGAACCTCCAAAAGTGTCCCATTATGTGCCTCTTTGGGACCCTTTTGCTCTTGGGACCCCTTGAATGTTGGTTACTAGATAAGGCGTCACTAAAGAGTCAATAGGGTCCCAAAAAAATTACCTATAAGGACCCCCAAAAAGCTCCACATGTGACGATCTACGTTAGTAATAGGGTCCTAAAAACATTTTGGGAACCTTTATTAAAGGTCCTAAAAACATTTTGGGACCCTTTATTAAAGGTCCTAAACTAATTGGGACACTTTATTACGATGTACAATGGTCCTTAAAAACAGATTAGGATCCCTAATTACGAAGGAAAATGGTCCATAAAAACATATTTGGGACCCTTTATTACGACCGATAAGTGTCCTAATATAGATATCCTATAATGGCCATGATATCAATAGGAAACGATAAACTAATGTGACTAATTTAGGACTTCCAAAAAGGGCCCTAAAAATATATTTTGTAATTTTCATGTCATAACCATGATAATAAGAAGCAACGATATACTAATTAGTACCCCCAAAAAGGGTCCAATAAAATGGAATATGTAATGGCAACGATATACTAATTAGTACACCCAAAAAGGTTCCTAAAACTATATtctatcatttgcttatcatcacaATGATCCCAatgggatatatatttatatttatatttatatttatatttatatttatatttatatttatatttatatatatttattatatttatatatttattatatttatataaagcaTTGTTTACAAATATGGACATGCATTTAATAATTTCCATTgataaaataaaaatgaaatacATAATATTGTTGCAAACTGAACAAAGGATAAATAAGTGATACACTAAAAAAAACATCCAACAAGAAAAGTAATCGAACATTTTTAAAAAAAGAAAGAGCAGCAACATCATCAATCATCAGTCCCCTCTAATCATGCTATTTCAATCTAATGTCACAAGCTACAAACAAATACTTAATGTATACGCATAAGCTTCCAAAGTTATTAAAACGAATTACATCAACAATTTAACAATGGCATACCGTGAGTAAAGAAGTTGGCCACGCAATAGTCACAGTGGTAGCCTCTATCATTATAGTAACAAGTTCAAATGGTCTTAgcactgcttcatcactttttattTCGACTTAAACACTTACTTCACCCCAGCCAGGTCCAATCTCTATTCCTCCAACCACTTTTAGTGGGTCTAAACTACGAAGCCAGCTTTTTACTACACTCAGGGTAGGATTATTAATGCTCTTTAGGTAGACTTCTTTCCCAACCTATTTTTAAATTTCCAACTATTAATTATTCAACTATAAATATTTTAACatgaaaaataacaataacaatattaactaAATAGAAATATACCTGTAGAGGCGTATTGGTAATTATTccattatttgttgatgcatgttgATTAACAATGGAATGATCGGAATTATCTATTGTAACATTATTTTGTTTTTCACGTTCTTTCTACTCCTGGAGATTTGCTTTCAACTAGATGTTCTCTCGGCATAAAGCTTCACGACTCCTGACTTCATCCCAAACATCTAATTCACGAACACTGAGACCATACATTTCTGCTTGTCCGTGATTAGGTATACCCCTAACTTGTGCATAGATGTCATCTGGTCCAGGCTCATCGAGTGAACCTTCGGGTAGTTCCTTGCAAAGTTCTTTCATTTGTTCCTGTAATTAGAAAAATGATCACAAGAACATTGAAATCCCCACGGTAAACTACTGATATAGAGGCTATAAAATAATGATTACATTTAAGCAAACATAGTTATCATTCTACCAGCATAGTCAGTATTGTAATTATGTAACTTACAAGTTGTTTTACAGCTTCAGAATTGTTAATGATGTCAGCTTTCTGGAAACACCGCTCAAAAACTTCCACTCTACTCGGCTCTCTTCCCAATTCTATCAGTTGTAACAAAAAGAAAATGAGTTACAACAATATAAAAGAGTGTTGTATTTACATTTTCATTTGTAATAACATTACCTTTAGTTCCTCACGAATTTGTGCATAACTTTTTTTGCCAATCAATGGGTTCAATGACTTTCTGGCCCGATTATGTTTATTTTTGTCACTCGTTATCTAAGGTagaaaaatgaaatattataatGTGATATACATTAATCTAATGTTTTTTTTAATTTGAAGACAGGATCATACCTTTGATTCTTCACTATTCCAATAGCCAACAAGTCTTCTCCAGTGTTTTTGTGGACTACCGTAGGGCTGGCTTTTAATTGTTCATGGTGAGTTTTAGTTGCGTCATAGTGAAGCTTCTTAAGTCTTTCCCTCCAGCTCTTGACCTTTTTTCCAATAGATTTAAGGATCCACTTATCAGCATCTCCACGAATGTTAAATTTTGCCTACAAATATAAACTGTCAGTTTAGTAAAACAAAAAAGATAATCAATGACATCTAATTTTTAAGTATAGACCTTTATCTGAGCAAGCAAATCCCTCTTTGTTGATTTATGAACTTTATGCCAACTTTTGTAAAGAGGACATTGCTTCCCACTCCTAACTAACACACCCATGAAATGGGTCAGCTTACAAGCTTTTTTATTAACGGGTTGTCCAAATTCATTTAGTAAGATAATTGTTTGCTCCGATTCTGTTCGTTCCCATGTCTTTTTCATTTGTGTTGGTCCTCTTGGTACGTAGAGTTTAGTTGTTTCTGAAAGAAAGAACGTGAATAAATCTTTTTACGGTGTAATCAAATGCATTAACTATACATTGATAAAACCAAATTCATTAGAATAAACGATCCAGTATCCACATGTTTTTGAATGTCTTTCTCTGTTCGGATAAGTTCCGCTTCTTAATCTTCTTGATGTTCTTCCGCTTTTTTCATCACAAAAGTCattatcaaagtttgaatataggaTTGACAAAACAAAAGTATGATCTTGTAATTATACAAAGTTTACCTTCTTCATGCTCAGGTTGATTAAATTCACGGTATGCGTTACGCTCCAAACCATTATCTGTTTCATAATTCAATTGTTCATCAGAATTAACTTCATGGTCATTTTGGTACACCATCTCTGTATCATGATTATCGATGTCATCATTGATGTCGCCATTTCGTTCTTCATTAATCATCTCATATGTAATTGAAGAAGGTTATATAAAATAGTAAATTAAAAGTAGATTTAATAATCAGTCGATGGCAGAAAAATTTGTTGAAAAATAAGTCTGCCACAACATAGATTACAATCAACCCACCATCCGTGTCTCTTTCTGAAACTTTTAGCTGTTGTGTTAAATTTTTTTGCAATGCTGTACCAACTCTATTCTGGGATTTATTAGAATGTTGTGACATACGAGTTATTGCACCCCTTGTACTAGTCATTTGTAGATTTTTCATTTTAGATTTTGCAAACTTTTCCGTGTGGTTCAAAGGCATAGAACTCACACGTTTCTTCACTAAATTAGACACAGTATTTAGCGTCATTTTTTTAACGTATTTATTAGCCTTTTTCTGCAAGAAGTATCATTGCGTTAAAATAAATATCATGAAACAATATGTgggagtaatttttttttttttttagacacCTTAGATGTTGTTATATTTGCTTCAACAAAATCTTTCTCACCATCTATGTCAAGCATATCATCATCGGCATATAATCATCATCCTCATCTAGCAATCTTAGAGTTGATTTATTATTCGGTtggttttttcttttttttttctttttttgtaggCATAGAACTAAGAAGATTTGGCAGACCAAAGGATTCAAAAACTTCTGCATTCTTCTTCATTGTCATAATTCTCTCGTTTTCATAAGAATTGCCAGgttccattgatctttgaccttgctAACTTTTACCTGGCGGAAGATAGGTAAGTTTAGATGAACATAAGGACGATCAACGTAATCATGGTGATGACATTACAATTAAAAGACATCAGAAACAAGAAAATAATCTTGGAAACCTAAATCTATTTCTAGTAATATTGGCGATGACAGTAAAGATTTTTATGTCGTACAAAGATTAAAATAGATCATACAACACTGTAAACATGAGGATTAACCTAAATCTATTAGTATAGTAGAATAAATCTCAAGAACTATTACAAATAAATGATCATTATCAGTTTCGATCAGTTCGATAGAATAGAATAAATAAACAATAAGTTATCACCATAGTATGAAACAGAAAATTAACTATGATTGCAGTATCTCAAACATATGCTACAACAACATCACAGATTTACAAGGACACAATCCAAATTAATTACCTTTTCTCCAATTAATAAGAAATTCAAAGACCTTGCAGCCAAAAAATATTATGTGTGATACTAAGTCTTCTCTAATAGATTCAAAAAAACAGAGTCAAAATATTGAACGGTTGATTGGTGGGAAGCATATTGACGTTCAAAAATTTTGTGGAAAAAGGATTGGTGGGAAGCATATTGGTGATCTAAAATTTCTGCTTCAAATTTTTTGGGTTGTAACTGTTGGCGCTATAGACGTGTTATCTGGAGTGTACATCGGATGATGGGGTATATCCCATAATTATAGAGATCATTATTATagaaatatcatatatatatatatatatatatatatatatatatatatatatatatataccttatataACCAAAATTATTGAGTAttgttttatattaaaaaaataaataaatatatctattgattagtatatattattatatgattaACATTGGTAGTTACCAAAATTTACATAAGATTAttgattgatatatttaatttaACAGAAAACTTATCTTATTCATACTAATAATGACTAATATAACTGTAATAGTATTTATAAGAATTTTGTTTTAATATAAGttaccaattatataatttatatttatctaACATTAATATTCATCTACaataaaataacataataataataataataataataataataataataataataataataataataataataataataatattaataataataataataagaataataataatataatacataatatGTATATCTTATGATATGAAAAACTTTGTTACATAGATGATTCAATagacttataattaataatatgcataCAAATTTGTTCCATagataatatatgtattatatcatATTGGAATGACTAAAGGAAAAGTTTATGTATATAAAGGTTTAGGTCGGGCAAGAGGTTAGGGGTAGAGCTCTATCACTCAAGGAAATGGTTAGAAGGGTCTAGAATAGCTAGATCGGGTTAAACTGGGGGTCGGATTTTGGTTGATGGTTTTTTTAACAAAATATACGAGTGGTTTCTTCATGGTGACCTATTAGCATTGATGTTTAGATAATATGGATCGATTGCAGTGATCGTGTACAGTCATTGAAGTTGAGGTCTCTATAATTGTTTCATGCAGTGTGTCAAAAATTCAGTTGGAGTTTGGTAAACGTCGAAAGTGTCGGGTAGTCGGATTAGGGAGACTACTTGTGTTTAATCCTTCTATATATGTATGCATGTACGTATGtatatgtaagtatgtatgtatatgtttttatgtaagtatgtaagtatatatgtatatgtttatatgtatatatatgtttgtttgtatgtaagtatgtatgtatgtatgtatgtatgtatgtatgtaagtatgtatgtatgtatctatgtatgtacgtatgtatgtatgtatgtacgtatgtacgtatttatgtatgtatgtatgtatgtacatatgtatgtatgtatatatgtatgtatgtatgtatgtatgtatgtatgtatgtatgtatgtatgtatgtatgtatgtatgcatgcatgcatacacagacatacatacacacacacgtacatacatacataaaaacgtacatacatacataaaaacgtacatacatacatatatatgtatgtatgtatgtatgtatgtatgtatgtatgtatgtatttaccTGTGTttactatgtatgtatgtatgtatgtatgtattcatgtatgtatatatatatatatatatatatgtatgtatgtatgtatgtatgtatgtatgtatgtatgtatgtatgtatgtatgtatgtatatatgtatatatgtatgcatgtatgtatgtatgtatgtatgtatgtatgtatgtatgaatgtatgtatgtatgtatgtatatgtatatatgtatgtatgtccaTTGGTACCATAATTGGAAATGATAATGTATTTGTAATTCATATCGCTATGAGGATCGATATAGGTCTACAAGCGAGAAAGCAAAAAGAGGAAAAATTTGATATATCGTTGACATGTAGGCAACCGGATTCTTAGTCGGTATGTCCGGTTGTTCTTAAGACGGTTCATCCGATAGTTGAGGTGGCGTTGTTTATGAGTTTTGTCATGGGGGCGTTTTGATATCTCCAATAATGTAAATGTTGAATTTCAACATTAGGGAGCCTAAAGAACTAGCTATGGTTGCAAATTTCCTCTAAACGAGATTCAGACGAAGATGAGGGCATTCGTTCATCCTTCAGTTCAAAGATCCAACAGGATTGGCTACGACAAACGTAAACCATTTCATACTTGGGACGTTGATATCTTGAATCATAGCATATCATATACTTAATATAAATCAAAAAATAATATTAACCCAAAaaattaaaatttaagaaataatattattaaatagtttatatatgatattatcatagaatttattttatataaataaaataatttggttaaattattatatattattattctataaattaTTATATAGTATATATTTAATTACTTATTAGCAAATTAGCAATTAATATGATATCAAAATGataataaaaactatatgatattatCATATGATTTAATATAGTATAGTTTATGTAAATCaaaatttaaaagtattaattgtAAGAGCAGGGAATCAAACTCAAGACCTTCTGTTTACTTTCAATGTTATTTACCAACGCACTATAGTTCTTATTTTTGTTTTAATTATGcaatttagtaatattattaataagtaagTTTCAGTGAATTAATATAGATAACTTATAAACGGAAATAATTATGGTTTCTAAAACAAATATAACTACTTGTTAGCGTTATTTATTGTAATTTGTTGACCAAATCATCTCCTTCTTTTCTACTTTCTTCACTCGAATCCTCTGTAAACTTCAAGTTTCTTCTCAACGTGTAAAATTGAAAGTTGTATATCGTGACTAGATATTGAACAAGTAATTTTTTGTGACTAATTTTCTTAATACTTACATGTGTTACATCTTACGCGATCTGATTTCAAACTGGCTATGATATGTTCGTTCTTTAATTCATTAATTTTGGCATGGAATGTAAGGTGTTTATTATGTCTAGTTCTTCAATATTGAGATACAAATTGAAAAGTAAAAGTTCGTAACTAACATTACATGAGTTATTGTATTataaagaatttaacaaaaacagcCATGACAGGCGACCTTACGCAATTGATGTTGAGAACTTCTCTATTTTACTGATAACAAATTGATAAAACCCATCATTATTTGGTTCAATTTTTTAGATTAATTATGTACTTACTATATTTAGagtatttttatataaattataggatGATTGCATTGTTTCATCTAGGATGGACACAAATTGGATGTCTTGCCCGAGAATATTTACTACATACCAAAAAGGTCTTGataattatatagattatatatttaaaaaggaAGGTGTAAATGGTGAGATAGCATGCCCTTGCAATAAGTGTGTTAATCTAAAATGGGTTGGACGGTATGATGCTAGAACCCATCTACTATGTGACAGTTTTTTTAAAGGCTATACAATTCAAAATCCAATCACCGAACCATATAATACTCCTATGGAAGATGCAGAAGATGACATGATAGGATTGGTATCTGATCTCCATGGGTTAGATGATAACATACTTGAAACTGAAGATCATAGCTTACCAAACAAAAGTGCCAAAAGGTTTTATAAAGGATTGGAATGTGCAAAGCAAGAACTATACCCCGGATGTAAAAATTTCTCAGTTCTTTCTTTCATAGTTAGACTATTTCATAGCAAGTGTATTGGGAAATGTAATGACAAGGGTTTCAGCTTGATCTTTGACACTTTAAGGGAAGCCTTCCCGGAAGCAGCCATACCAAAATCACTGTATGATCTACGAAAGTTAATAAGAGATTTAGGACTAGGTTATGAAAAAGTTGATACATGTCCTAATGATTGTACTTTGTATTGGAAACAAAACAAGGATAAAACGGAGTGTGACATATGTCATACGTCACGGTATAAAACAAGTGAAGATGATTCAGATGATGAGGAAAACTTAACAGCCAATTATCATAACAAGGTCTCAGCAAAGGTTTTGCGTTACTTTCCTCTCATCCCACGTCTGCAAAGGTTATATATGTCATCAGAAGCTGCTGACTCCATAAGATGGCACGAAGAGGGTAGCACGAAAGATGGTTTACTGAGACATCCGGTAGATTCACCAGCTTGGAAAACATTTGATCATAATTATCCTGATTTTGCAAAGGAAACTCGTAATGTCAGGCTTGGTTTAGCGAGTGACGGGTTTAACCCTTTTGGAAATATGAGTAATTCACATAGTACATGGCCTGTTGTATTGATTCCATGTAATCTATCTCCTTGGATGTGCATGAAAAAACCCCTTTTCATGCTTTGTCTACTAATACATGGACCATCTGCGAAAGGTAATAATATAGACGTCTATATGGAACCTTTAATGGATGTGCTAAAGTTTTTGTGGGATAATGGAGAAGAGACATATGATTCCTCAACAAACAGTAACTTTCAAATGCGTGCTGGTTTGGTATGGACAATAAGTGACTTTCCTACGTATGCCAAGTTATCTGGATGGAGCACTAAAGGAAAAATTGCATGTCCATCATGCCATAAGCGTACAAGATCGATTTGGTTGAGACGTAGTAGGAAATTTGTTTTTATGGCACATCGTCGATGGATGTCAAAGAGACATGTATATCGGAAGGATAAAAAGTCGTTTGATGGGACGGAAGAATTAGAGATGAAACCACCTTGCTTAACAGGGTCAGATGTTCTCAATGAGCTAAATAGTCTTAACTTTTAATTTGGGAAAGAAGTCAAGGACAACCCAGAATTGCCGTATAATTAGAAGATAAGTATATTCTTTCAATTACCGTACTGGAAAGACAATGTGATACGACATAATCTAGATGTAATGCATATTGAGAAGAATGTATGTGATAGTGTTATTGGAACATTAATGGATATAGGTGGAAAGACAAAAGATCATTTAAATGCGCGCTATGATTTACAAGAAATGGGAATTAGATAGGAACTTCATCCTGAAGATCTAGACAATAACAAAGTGTATTTACCACATGCGTGTTTCTCCATGAAAAAAAAGAGAAAGATATCTTTTGTCGGATGCTTAAACGAGTGAAAGTTCCTGATGGTTATTCAGCTAATATTTCAGGATGCGTTCAACTCAAACCTCCTAAAATTGGTGGTCTTAAAAGTCACGACAATCATATTTTGATGCAACAATTGCTTCCAATTTGCATACG
The window above is part of the Rutidosis leptorrhynchoides isolate AG116_Rl617_1_P2 chromosome 1, CSIRO_AGI_Rlap_v1, whole genome shotgun sequence genome. Proteins encoded here:
- the LOC139896034 gene encoding uncharacterized protein, with the protein product MDTNWMSCPRIFTTYQKGLDNYIDYIFKKEGVNGEIACPCNKCVNLKWVGRYDARTHLLCDSFFKGYTIQNPITEPYNTPMEDAEDDMIGLVSDLHGLDDNILETEDHSLPNKSAKRFYKGLECAKQELYPGCKNFSVLSFIVRLFHSKCIGKCNDKGFSLIFDTLREAFPEAAIPKSLYDLRKLIRDLGLGYEKVDTCPNDCTLYWKQNKDKTECDICHTSRYKTSEDDSDDEENLTANYHNKVSAKVLRYFPLIPRLQRLYMSSEAADSIRWHEEGSTKDGLLRHPVDSPAWKTFDHNYPDFAKETRNVRLGLASDGFNPFGNMSNSHSTWPVVLIPCNLSPWMCMKKPLFMLCLLIHGPSAKGNNIDVYMEPLMDVLKFLWDNGEETYDSSTNSNFQMRAGLVWTISDFPTYAKLSGWSTKGKIACPSCHKRTRSIWLRRSRKFVFMAHRRWMSKRHVYRKDKKSFDGTEELEMKPPCLTGSDVLNELNSLNF